One genomic segment of Clavelina lepadiformis chromosome 3, kaClaLepa1.1, whole genome shotgun sequence includes these proteins:
- the LOC143449107 gene encoding bifunctional peptidase and (3S)-lysyl hydroxylase Jmjd7-like, translated as MSLKILLLQLCIKLIVASVEEINAEALQSHPGHLLPLGSVGPYFELPVLHAFPQPREFFNRYVVPSIPVLMKGAVQDAPAFHKWSDDYFLDHAGSNETVFVENRKKENRTTGGFEIPFHDYIKNYLTEDIYMVNGVPQFLRPDIELPAPLQCSLVMKSLTDAVMWFSSGGTKSVLHNDDLDNVNCLYRGKKQLVFINTHELNNDWIRNVIDHPGNSYSDVDVDAVDYVKYHSLANTKYAVVNMTAGDCLFIPTSWYHQVNSHGNNLAVNIWFTHLPRRYVDLSEEKCGKMHKITLDKCIFEKLDISDKTEQYTFGKNTLSLPNSAELSILKVIYQFVKRNISLSVEDLQSGLSNLKPNFQMLKSLIMTTTLQYAEEIMTLLDVNKDAVIDRNDFAMLRDDIKLLETVVGESDAILDEYLVAVDEIEEEDRMELTRMLFERGDLSYDDVVEVYGKEFVQSMKRFTGLKQEL; from the exons ATGTCACTTAAAATTCTTCTTTTGCAATTGTGCATAAAATTG ATCGTTGCAAGTGTGGAGGAAATCAATGCAGAAGCCCTGCAGTCGCATCCTGGCCATTTACTTCCTTTGGGTTCCGTCGGACCATATTTTGAACTTCCTGTTTTGCATGCTTTTCCACAGCCACGAGAGTTTTTTAATAGATATGTGGTACCATCAATACCGGTTCTTATGAAAGGTGCTGTTCAAGATGCTCCTGCATTTCACAAATG gtcCGATGACTACTTCCTAGACCATGCTGGTTCAAACGAAACTGTCTTTGTGGAAAATAGGAAGAAAGAAAACAGGACAACTGGTGGATTTGAAATCCCATTTCATGATTATATCAAAAACTATCTTACCGAAGACATTTATATGGTTAATGGCGTTCCTCAATTTTTAAG aCCTGATATTGAATTACCCGCTCCTCTACAATGCAGTTTAGTAATGAAGTCGCTGACAGATGCA GTCATGTGGTTTAGCAGTGGAGGTACAAAGTCTGTTTTACACAACGATGACCTTGACAATGTCAACTGTTTGTACAGAGGAAAAAAGCAGTTGGTTTTTATCAACACCCATGAACTAAATAAT GATTGGATTAGAAATGTGATTGACCATCCTGGTAACTCGTATTCGgatgttgatgttgatgcTGTTGATTATGTGAAGTACCATTCCCTTGCTAACACCAAATATGCCGTTGTGAACATGACTGCTGGAGATTGCCTTTTTATTCCAACTAGTTG GTATCACCAGGTGAACTCACATGGAAATAATCTTGCTGTCAACATTTGGTTTACTCATCTGCCTCGGCGTTATGTTGATTTATCAGAAGAAAAATGTGGGAAAATGCACAAAATTACCCTTGATAAATGCATTTTTGAAAAGCTGGACATTAGTGACAAAACTGAGCAATATACATTTGGAAAAA ACACATTGAGCTTACCTAATTCTGCTGAGCTATCAATCTT AAAAGTGATTTACCAATTtgtgaaaagaaacatttCCTTGAGCGTTGAAGATTTACAAAGCGGGTTGTCAAATTTA AAAccaaattttcaaatgttaAAGTCATTGATTATGACCACAACACTCCAATATGCTGAAGAAATTATGACTTTGCTGGATGTCAACAAAGATGCAGTCATTGACCGAAATGACTTTGCCATGCTGAGAGACGATATTAAG CTGCTGGAAACAGTTGTTGGCGAATCAGATGCAATATTAGATGAGTACCTGGTTGCTGTGGATGAGATTGAAGAAGAAGATAGAATG GAACTCACTCGAATGTTGTTTGAACGAGGTGATCTGTCCTATGATGATGTTGTAGAAGTTTATG